Genomic DNA from Sphingomonas lacunae:
GAAGCCTATGCGCTGTCCAATGCGACATCGACCATGCCGGAAATCTGTGGTCGCATCTGCCCGCAGGACCGCTTGTGCGAGGGCAATTGCGTGGCGGAATTTTCCGGTCATGGCGCGGTGACGATTGGATCGGTGGAAAAGTTCATCACCGACACCGCATGGGACAATGGCTGGGTCGAGCCGCTTGTCCCCGGCAAGCCGACGGGGCGCAGCATAGGCATTATCGGCGCCGGCCCCGCGGGACTGACGGCGGCGGAATATCTCCGCGTCACCGGGCATGAGGTGACGGTGTATGACCGGCATGACCGGATCGGCGGGCTGCTGGTCTATGGCATCCCCGGGTTCAAGCTGGAGAAGGACATTGTCGCACGGCGGGTGCAGCGTCTGGTGGTCGGGGGCATTACCTTTGTGCCGGGGTTCGAGGTCGGACGAGACGCGTCACTTGCCGAATTACGGCAGCGTCACGATGCGCTGCTGATTGCAACGGGGGTGTATCGCGCACGGCGTCTGGATGTGCCCGGCACAGGGCTGAACGGCGTGGTCGAAGCGCTGGACTATCTCATCGCGTCGAACCGGACAGGATTGGGCGACGATGTGCCCGAATTTGCCGATGGCACGCTCAATGCCGCAGGCAAGCATGTCGTTGTGGTTGGTGGCGGCGACACGGCGATGGATTGCGTTCGCACGGCGATACGGCAGGGCGCCGCATCAGTGCGGTGCCTCTATCGCCGGGACCGAGCCAATATGCCGGGCAGCCAACGCGAGGTCGGCCATGCCGAGGAGGAGGGCGTGCGGTTTGACTGGCTGTCGGCGCCCGAAGCATTTGAAGGGCATGGCAGGATCGAGCGGGTGGCGGTGCGCGGCATGCGGCTGGGCGCGCCCGACGCGAGCGGACGGCGCAGCCCTGAGCCTGACCCCGAGAGAGGCGAGAGCATAACAGCTGATCTGGTGATCAAGGCGCTGGGCTTTGACGCCGAAGACCTGCCCACCCTGTTCGGCGAGCCGGGGCTGGCGGTGACCCGATGGGGCACGATCAGGGTCGATGCGGCGATGATGACGACCGTCCCCGGCGTGTTTGGCGCGGGCGATATTGTGCGCGGCGCAAGCCTGGTGGTGTGGGGCATCAAGGACGGGCGCGATGTGGCGGAACGGATCAACAGCTGGCTGGCGGGCCACCGCTGATGGGGAGAAGTGCGATGAGGACTGTGATGTTGATGCTGGGCGCCAGCGCCACGCTGGCAATGGCGACACCACTGCAGGCGCAAGAAGGGACAGCGACGGCAGATGTTTCCGCAGGTGAGGCGGAAACGAATTACGCAGGCCCTGATCCCGAACGGCTGGCCGCAGCGGGGCGTTTGATTGATCGAATCTGGCCCGTCGGCACCTATCGCCGGATCATGGAATCAACCATGTCAGTCGGCGCGGAAGCCGCCGAAGCCAGCATTGAAACCATGACATGGGCGACATCGGAAAATGGCAAGCTAGCCCGCCGCGCACAACATGAGGCGCGCACAGGCAGACCGTTGCGCCGTGCCCCCGACGAAGAGCAGGCCATCGCATCAGTAGCGGAAGGCATGGCGAACATCACCGCCACCCTGTTGACCGCGATTGATCAGGCAGAGCCGGCCGTGCGGGCAGCTCTGACGCGGATTTACGCTCGCCGGTACAACCTGAACGAACTGAACGAGCTCGATGCCTTTTTCGCAACGCCGACTGGCCGCCGTTATGCGGAGGATTCGATCACGCTGATGAACGATCCGGAGATGGTCGCCGCCACGACATCCATGGTGGAAGGAACGCTGGCTGATGTTTTGCCCGGGCAGGCGGAGGCTGCGAGTGAAGCCGCAGCGGCGGCAACCAATCACGCTGCGAGCAAATTCTAGCATTGCGTGGGCCGGAATATCCGACATGGTCATGACCCAATACCCCACCCCCGAACATGCCCGACTGGCGCGGGAAGGCATGTATCGCCCTGACTTTGAGGGCGATGCCTGTGGCGTCGGGCTGGTGGCGGCGACAGATGGGCAGCCGTCGCGGCGGGTGGTCCAGGCGGCGATCGACGCGCTGAAGGCGGTGTGGCACCGCGGCGCGGTCGATGCCGATGGCAAGACAGGCGATGGCGCGGGCATCCATGTCGACCTGCCGGTGCGCTTCTTTGACGATCATATCGCCAATTCGGGGCATAAGGTGCGGCCCAACCGACTGGCGGTCGGCATGATATTCCTGCCGCGTACCGACCTTGGCGCACAGGAAAGCTGTCGCACCATCGTCGAAAGCGCGATCATCGAGGCGGGTTACACCATCTATGGCTGGCGGCGAGTGCCTGTCGATGTGACGGTGATCGGCGAAAAGGCGCAGCGGACCCGGCCGGAGATTGAGCAGATCATGATCGCCGGACCTATGCCGGACGAGCAAAGCGCCGAAGAGTTTGAAAAGACGCTCTATCTCGTGCGTCGTCGCATCGAAAAGGCGGTGGTGGCGGCGCAGATCGCTGATTTCTACATCTGCTCGCTGTCGTGCCGGTCGATCATCTACAAGGGGCTGTTCCTCGCGGCCAGCCTGTCGACCTTTTACCCCGACCTCAATGACGAGGCGTTCGAAAGCCGGGTGGCGATTTTCCACCAGCGCTATTCAACCAATACCTTCCCGCAATGGTGGCTGGCGCAACCGTTCCGCTGCCTCGCCCACAATGGCGAGATCAACACGATCCGCGGCAACAAGAACTGGATGAAAAGCCACGAGATCAAGATGGCCAGCCTCGCCTTTGGCGAGCAGTCGGAAGAGATCAAGCCGGTCATTCCGGCCGGGGCGTCAGACACGGCTGCGCTTGACGCAGTGTTCGAGACGATTGTCCGTTCTGGCCGCGACGCGCCGACCGCCAAGCTGATGCTGGTGCCCGAGGCATGGGGCGGCGACCCGGAAATCTCCCCGGACCATTCGGCGATGTACCAATATTTCGCCAGCGTCATGGAGCCCTGGGACGGCCCGGCGGCACTGGCGATGACCGATGGCCGCTGGGTGGTGGCCGGCCTCGACCGCAATGCGCTGCGCCCGCTGCGCTATGCATTGACCGAGGACGGTTTGCTGGTCGTCGGGTCGGAGAGCGGCATGGTGGTGCTCACCGAATCCGACATTGCCAGCAAGGGCCGGCTGGGTCCGGGGCAGATGCTTGCGGTCGATCTGGCAGAAGGGCAGTTCTACTCCGATGCGGCGATCAAGGACAGGATTGCGGCGGAGCAGCCCTATGCCGAGTTGGTCGCCGGATTCCGCTCGATGGCCGACCTGCCCGACCCCGATAATGGGACGACCGCCCTGCCCTCTGGCGAGCGGCTGACCCGCCTGCAGATCGCGGCGGGCCAGACGATGGAGGATATGGAGCTGATCCTCGCGCCGATGATGGAATCGGCGAAGGAAGCCATCGGTTCAATGGGAGACGACACGCCACTGGCCGTTATTTCCGACAAGCCGCGACTGGTGCATCAATTCTTCCGCCAGAATTTCAGCCAGGTCACCAACCCGCCGATCGATTCTCTGCGCGAGCGGCATGTGATGTCGCTCAAGACGCGCTTTTCGAACCTTGCCAACATCCTCGACACTACCGGACAGAACAGCAGCGTGCTGGTGATCGACAGCCCTGTGCTGTCCTCAACTGACTGGGCCCGGCTGAAAGCCGGGTTTGGCGCGGCGGTGGCCGAAATCGACTGCACCTTTGCCCATGGCAGCGGCGCCAATGGTCTTCGCGAGGCGATCGCCCGGGTCCGCGCCGATGCCGAAGCGGCAGTGCGGGCCGGGCGGTCCGAACTGTTCCTGACCGACGAGGCCATCAGCGAGACACGCATCGGCGTGCCGATGGTGCTGGCGGCCGCTGCGGTGCACACCCACCTCGTCCGCAAGGGGTTGCGCAGCTATGCCTCGATCAATGTGCGTTCGGCTGAATGCCTCGATACCCATGGTTATGCCGTGCTGGTCGGGGTCGGCGCGACAACGGTCAATGCCTGGCTGGCCGAAGCGGCGATCCTTGACCGGCAGTCGCGCGGGCTTTCCGGGGGTCTGACCGCAGAGCAATGCGTCGCCAATTATCGCAAGGCGATTGACGACGGCCTGCTCAAGATCATGGCCAAGATGGGCATTGCGGTTATCTCCAGCTATCGCGGCGGCTATAATTTCGAGGCGGTTGGCCTGTCCCGCGCACTGGTCAACGAATTGTTCCCCGGCATGCCGGCGAAGATTTCCGGCGAAGGCTATACCTCGCTCTATGTGAATGCGGCTGAGCGGCATGAGCAGGCCTTTGCCCCGGCCGTTGCACGGATGGAGATTGGCGGCTTCTATCGCTTCCGCAGCGGCGGCGAGACCCACGCCTGGTCGGCGCAACTGATGCATCTGCTCCAGACAGCGGTGGCGACCGACAGCTATTCGACCTACCTCGCTTTCTCGCGCGGTGTGCGGGAGCTGCCGCCGGTCTATCTGCGCGATCTGCTCGAATTCACCGACGCTCAGGCGCCAATCCCGGTCGACGAGGTTGAGGCCATCACCGAAATCCGCAAGCGGTTCATCACGCCCGGCATGAGCCTTGGCGCCCTGTCGCCAGAGGCGCACGAGACGCTGGCCATTGCCATGAACCGCATCGGCGCCAAGGCCGTGTCCGGCGAAGGCGGCGAGGACAGCCGCCGGTTCAAACCCTATGACAATGGCGACAATGCCAACAGCGTGATCAAACAGATCGCCTCCGGTCGCTTTGGCGTGACGGCCGAATATCTCGGCGCCTGCGACGAGATCGAGATCAAGGTGGCCCAGGGCGCCAAGCCCGGTGAAGGCGGGCAGTTGCCGGGGTTCAAGGTGACCGACATGATCGCCAGACTCCGGCACTCGACGCCCGGCGTGACACTGATCTCCCCGCCGCCGCACCATGACATTTACTCGATCGAGGATCTGGCGCAGCTTATCTATGACCTGAAGCAGATCAATCCGCGCGCCCGGGTCTGTGTGAAACTGGTCAGCTCCGCCGGGATCGGCACAGTGGCCGCTGGCGTTGCCAAGGCGCATGCCGACGCCATTTTGGTGTCTGGCCATGTCGGCGGCACGGGCGCCAGCCCGCAAACCAGCATCAAATATGCCGGAACGCCATGGGAAATGGGCCTGACCGAGGTCAATCAGGTACTGACGCTCAATGGCTTGAGACATCGGGTCAAGCTGCGCACCGATGGCGGACTCAAGACCGGGCGCGATGTGGTCATCGCCGCCATCCTCGGCGCGGAGGAATATGGCATCGGCACGCTGAGCCTGGTTGCCATGGGCTGCATCATGGTGCGGCAGTGCCACAGCAATACCTGCCCGGTCGGCGTCTGCACCCAGGATGAGAAACTGCGAGCCAAGTTCAGCGGCAGTCCGGAAAAGGTCATCAACCTGATGAGCTTCATCGCCGAGGAAGTGCGCGAGATATTGGCGAAACTCGGCTTCCGCAGTCTTGATGAGATCATCGGGCGGACCGAATTGCTGCGACAGGTCAGTCGCGGGGCGGAGCATCTCGACGACCTCGACCTCAACCCGATCCTCGCCAAGGTCGATGCGCCGGAGAGCGGGCGGCGGTTCAATATCCCGACCCACCGCAACGAGGTACCCGACAGCCTCGACGCCCAGATACTGGCCGATGCGCAGCCGGTGTTCGAGCGTGGCGAGAAGATGCAGCTGACCTATACGGTGCGCAACACCCACCGCGCCGTCGGCACGCGCCTGTCGGCGGAAGTGACGCAGCGTTTCGGCATGGCGACCCTGGCGCCTGATCATGTGCAGATACGCCTGCGCGGCTCGGCGGGGCAGTCGCTGGGTGCTTTCCTTTGCCAGGGGGTCACGCTGGAAGTGTTTGGCGATGCCAATGATTATGTTGGCAAGGGGCTTTCCGGCGGCCGGATCATTGTCCGGCCGACTGTCTCCTCGCGCCTGTTCAGCCGGGACAACAGCATCATCGGCAACACTGTGCTCTATGGTGCGACAGCGGGGCAGTTGTTTGCTGCCGGGCAGGCGGGCGAACGCTTTGCCGTGCGCAACAGTGGCGCTGATGTCGTCATCGAAGGCTGCGGGGCCAATGGCTGCGAATATATGACCGGCGGTACGGCCGTCATCCTGGGCCTGACAGGTCCGAACTTTGGTGCGGGGATGACCGGGGGCATGGCCTTTGTCCTCGACATCGACGGACGGTTCGAGCGGCGCGCCAACCCGGAGAGCATCTTCTGGCAACGCCTCGCTTCAACCCATTGGGAGCGACAGGTCCTGGGCTTGATTGAAGCGCATGTGAAGGCAACTGAAAGCGGTTGGGCCAAGGAAGTGCTGGCCGATTGGGACCGGTGGCGACAGCGGATGTGGCAAGTGTGTCCAAGGGAGATGATTGGCCGACTGCCCCATCCCCTCGCCGACGGGGAAAAGCAGCCCGTCGCGGCCGAGTGAGTGGCCATCAGCCGTTCAGCCTGTGGAAAGCGTTCCCCGCCTAGAGAGCCGTCATTGGCGGCATGACCGCCCCTTTGCCCTTTGTACAGGAGCACAGGCTGATGGTGCGTATGCTTGCCTTTGCCGCCCTCGCCAGCGTGGCCGCAGTTTCCCCGTCTTCTGCACAGGACCGCACCCTGCCGAGCAGCGAAGCGTTGGAGCGGATGGCGACCGAATGGGACAATCCGGAACGGATCCACGCCGTCGGTGATGCCATGGAGGCTTTGACCCGGGCGTTGATGGCGATGCCGATTGGCCCGTTGGCTGAAGCAGCAGCGCGAATCGACCCGGATTCGGATCTGGCCGATGTGCCGGCGGACGCGACATTAGGAGACCTGACCGGGCATGATGACGACATGCCGTCGCGGCTCGGTGAAGATGCTCGCCATGCCGGCAGGGCCATGGCCAGCATGACAAATGAAATGGCACGGATGCTGCCCATGTTCGAGGCAATGGCCCGCGATATGGCGGCACAGTGGCAAGACCGGATGGAACGGGCACGCGAAGAGCGCTGATCCGCTGGGCAGCGCGAACTGGGCCGCCCATCGTCACATATTTGTCACCAAAGGCAAGGCTGCGCCATTGGCGATGCGGGTGGCCTGCGCTAATGCCGGGGCATGTGGCAACTCTATCAATTCCCGCTCTGCCCCTTTTCGCGCAAGGTTCGCCTGCTGATGGGCGAAAAGGGCATTGCCTATGACCTGGTCAACGAACATCCGTGGGAACATCGACCGGGCTTTCGGGACATCAACCCGGCCGGCCGGACGCCGGCGATGCTCAACAGCGAGCGTGACCTGACGCTTTCGGATTCGGTCGCCATCTGCGAATATTTCGAGGAGACCGAGCCCGCCAAACCACTGTTTGCCGGCAGTGCGACGGTTCGCGCCGAAATCCGCAGGTTGGTCGCCTGGTTCGACAGCAAATTCTATGCCGAAGTCGGCGCACCGCTGCTCCAGGAAAAGATGATCAAGCGGCTGTTCTACCGGCAGACGCCCGACGCGACGATGCTGCGCCACGCGATGCGGGCAGCCAACGAGCATATGGAGATGATCGGCTCACTGCTCGACCATCACCGGTGGCTGACCGGTACCACCATCACCATGGCCGACCTGGCCGCTGCGGCTCATATTTCCGTGGCGGATTATCTGGGCGGCATCGACTGGGCGGGGCATGACGGGGTGCACGACTGGTATGCAGCAATGAAGAGCCGCCCGAGCTTCCGCCCCCTGCTTGATGAACGGATGGGACCGCTGCTGCCACCGCCTCATTATGGCGATGTCAACTTCTGAGATCGGGCAGGCAGGACAACCGGCTCAGGCGCGGATCAGGGTCACCAGATAGTTGAGCGCGGTTGACCCGCCGGCCTTGAAACCACGGGTCGCAAGGTCGACGCTCAGGCCGGTGATGTCCACGACGCGCAAGCCACAGTCTTCCGCAAGAGCGGTCAATTCCTCGGGCGTCAGAAAACGCGACCAGTCGTGCGTCCCCTTTGGTACCGCGCCCAATGCCTCAGCACCCTCAACCAGCAAAAGCTTGCTGGCGGCGGTGCGATTGGGGGTCGACAGGATCAACAGCCCGCCGTCAGCCATCCGCGCGACGAGGGCGGCGAGAAAGGTGCGCGGATCGGCAACATGCTCGATTACCTCCATCGAGGTGACAAGATCAAAAAGGCCAATCGGTTCGGCAAAGGCCGTGTCCGCTATGTCTCCATGGCGATAGTCAATGACGAGCCGTTGACCGGCAGCGTGGGCAGCAGCAACGGCGACATTCTCTGCGGCTGCGTCAACGCCGGTGACCGCTGCGCCCAGTCGCGCCAGCGGTTCGGCGAGCAGGCCGGCCCCGCAGCCGACATCCAGTGCGCGCTTGCCCGAAAGTGGACGCAAGCTGGCACCATCAGTCGACCAATGCTTGTCAATGGCTGAGCGCACATAACCGAGCCTGGCCGGGTTCAATCGATGCAGCATCGCCGATGAACCGTTCGGGTCCCACCAGTCAGCGGCCAGTTGGCCGAAATGGGCGGCTTCGTCCGGGCGGATGGTGGCGGTCGTGCTCATTGTGGCTGATTCCATGGCATAGCTATGCGCGGAGAAATAGCACCACCCCTCTCCCCTTGCCATAGCGCCCCCCCTTGCCTAACAGGCCGCAGCGCGGAAAACCGCGAAAAGTTTCAGGGGAAACCGGACCGCATGGCACGGATCGTAATGAAATTCGGCGGCACATCGATGGCGGGCACAGAGCGTATCCGCCGCGTCGCTCGCATCGTCCAGGGGCAACAGGCCGCGGGGCATGAAGTGGCCGTCGTCGTCTCCGCCATGGCAGGCGAAACCGACCGGCTGGTCAATTTTTGCCGCGAGGCTGATCCGCTGCATGATCCGGCGGAATATGATGTCGTCGTTGCCGCCGGCGAGCAGGTGACGTCCGGCCTGCTCGCCATGCATTTGCAGGCGCTGGGCAGCAAAGCGCGCAGCTGGCTGGGCTGGCAGCTGCCGGTCCGCACGGACGATGCCCATGCCAAGGCGCGAATCGATTCGATCGACAGCGACGCGCTGATCGCCTCGATGCAGGCTGGCGAAATTGCCGTGATCCCGGGATTTCAGGGGCTGACCGAGGATAATCGCGTCACCACCTTGGGTCGCGGCGGTTCGGACACGAGCGCGGTTGCGGTCGCTGCTGCAATCGGGGCTGATCGTTGTGACATCTACACCGATGTCGACGGTGTCTATACGACCGACCCGCGCATCGTTTCGAAGGCGCAAAAGCTCAAGGCCGTCACCTATGAGGAAATGCTGGAGCTGGCTTCGGTTGGTTCCAAGGTATTGCAAACGCGATCGGTCAGCCTGGCCATGAAAGAAAATGTCCGGGTGCAGGTGTTGTCATCCTTCATTGACGACGATGCGCCGGCAGCCGACACCATCCCCGGCACGATGATTGTTTCCGACGAGGAACTTGAAGGACTTGATATGGAACGCCAGCTGATCACCGGCATTGCCGCCGACAAGAATGAAGCGAAGGTGACGCTGACCCGCATCGCCGACCGGCCGGGTGCAGTGGCGACCATTTTTGGTCCGCTCGCCGATGCCAACATCAACGTTGACATGATCATCCAGAATATCGCCAAGGACAAGGGTGAGACCGACGTCACCTTTACCGTCCCCGCCGCCGATTTGGCGCGCACGCAGGCCCTGCTGGAGGAACGCAAGGAGCAGATCGGCTATTACCGGCTGATCTGTGACAGTAAGGTTGCCAAGATTTCCGTGGTCGGCGTCGGCATGAAAAGCCACGCCGGGGTGGCCGCGACCATGTTCAAGGCACTGGCCGACCGGGGCATCAACATCCAGGCGATTTCGACCAGCGAGATCAAGGTCAGCGTACTGATCGAGGATGACTATACGGAACTCGCTGTCCGCGTACTGCACAGCGCTTATGGGCTGGACGCGAAAGACGCGGCGTGACCGAGATTAGGGGGGATGACATGATGGCTTATCCGCACCTGTCCGCCGCAATGGCGCGCGGTACCGAATTGCTGGGCAGCGACCTTGCCATTCTCGGCGGGGCGATGAGCTGGGTTTCCGAACGCAATCTCGTCTCGGCTATCAGCAACGCCGGGGGATTTGGCGTGATTGCGGCAGGTGCGATGCCGGTCGATCTGCTCGACGCGGAAATTGCGGCGACCAAAGCGATGACCGCCAGGCCGTTTGGCGTCAACCTGATCACCATGCACCCCGACTTGTTTGAACTGATTGCTGTGTGCGGCAAGCATGGCGTTAGCCATGTCGTGCTGGCGGGCGGCCTTCCGCCCAAGGGCAGCATCGAAGCAATCAAGGATATAGGCGCCAAGGTCATCTGTTTCGCGCCAACGCTGGCCATGGGCAAGAAGCTGGTCCGTTCGGGCGTTGATGCTTTGGTGATCGAAGGGATGGAGGCTGGCGGCCACATTGGCCCGGTATCGACCAGTGTGCTGGCGCAGGAAATATTGCCGCACCTCGCCGCCGACGTGCCGATTTTCGTCGCTGGCGGGATTGGCCGGGGCGAAGCGATCGCCGCATGGCTGGACATGGGCGCTGCAGGCGTCCAGCTCGGCACCCGTTTTGTCTGTGCGACCGAGTGCATTGCCCACCCCGCCTTCAAGAAGGCCTTTCTCCGCGCGTCTGCTCGCGATGCCGTGGCCAGCGTGCAGATTGACCCGCGTCTGCCCGTTATCCCGGTACGCGCGCTCAAAAATGCCGGGACAGAAGCCTTTACCGCCAAGCAGCGAGAAGTGGCACAGATGCTCGACGACGGTCAGTTGGACATGGCCGAGGCACAGATTGAGATCGAGAAGTTCTGGGCCGGGGCGCTGCGACGGGCGGTGATTGACGGTGATGTGGACAATGGATCGGTCATGGCTGGCCAATCAGTCGGCATGGTGTCTAGGGAAGAGCCAGTCGCAGACATCATCGCTGAACTGGCGAGCGAGGCGGAGGCAGCTCTCGCCGGCTGATCAGCTTGCTCTGAAGGCCATGTCCCCTTCGGCAATATTGACCAGAGCAATCCATGCGGCGCAAAGCGCGTGCGCTTTGACGTCATGACGTGCAAACGCGTTGCAAGCGCCAAACCAAATTGGCATGGAAGCGCCCGGACCATGAACGGCAAAGTCCTGACCGGACAGGAATGATGATGGGGAGTGATCGAATGCGTGGGCTTGGCTTCAAACGGACGACAGGCGTTGCGTTGTTGCTGGCACTAGCAGCCTGTGCTGCACCGCCGCCGCCCCCACCGCCGCCGCCGCCGCCTGCACCTGCGCCGGCGCCTGCCCCCGCTCCGATGCCGATGCCCGTGCCGCCGAACAGCGCGGCTCCCAATCTGATCATCCCGATCACCGATGTGAACGGCAGACGGATGACACCCAATGTCGATCTCAGCCCCGAACAGGCGCTGTGGCAATTCCGCATCGCGCTCAATGTTGCCGCTCTCAACTGTCGCGGCCCGGACGAAGCGATACTGGTGGCAAATTACTCGCGATTCCTGACCACCAATCGGACGGCCATCAGTCGGGCCGAACGGTGGGTTATCGCTGACTTGGGTCGTCGCAATGGGACCAATGGCATTGCCCTTCGGGACAGCCTTTCTACACGACTGTACAATTATTTCGCTCAGCCGCCGGTCCTGCGCAGTTTTTGCGAGCGGGCCTTTGCCATTGCCGGGCTGGCCGCCAATGAACCCACAGCGGGAATCCTGCCCTTTGCCCAGACTCAGCTGGCAGCGGTTGATCAGCCATTTGTTGATTTCTATGCCGCTTATGACCGCTATCGGGCCGATTATGCCATCTGGCGGTCGATGAATCCGCAAACGCCCTCAACGATTGCACCGGCCGCCGTCGCTCCGTCTGCGGTTGCCCCCATGCCGTCAACCAGTGTGGCGCCTGGCGGCAGTTGAGTCCCCGACGGCGCGCGCCGGACCGCCAGCCAGGATCGATAAGCCGTGTGGCGGTCCCGCAGATGTTCTGCTAGCGTCGAGGGAACATGACAGCCCCCCTGCCTCCTTCCTCAGCCGCACAGGCCGCAAGAGAAATACTGCGCCGCCTGCACGATGTGATTGCCGCTGACACGGGAGCACAAGCGAAGCTCAACCGCACCGTTCAACTGATCGGTGAGGCGCTGGATAGTGAGGTGTGCTCCATCTATCTGCTTAGGCAGGGGGTCCTTGAACTTTATGCTACCCGCGGCCTCAACCAGTCGGCCGTGCACGTCACCAAATTGGCAATGGGCGAAGGTCTCGTCGGCACCATCGCCGCCCATATCGAAACGCTGAATCTGGCCGAAGCGGCAGCGCATCCTGACTATGCCTACAAGCCGGAAACCGGCGAAGAGCAGTTTCGCAGCTTTGCGGGAGTGCCGATCATCCGGCGCGAACGGGCGGTAGGCGTGCTCTGCGTTCAGCATGCAGCGTCGCGCGGATATGAAGAGATTGAGATTGAGGCACTCCAGACTGTCGCTCTGGTGCTTTCCGAACTGATCGCCAACGCCAATCTGATCGACGAGCATAGCAGCAGTGGCACCGCCACCGATGTGTCCGCACAGAGCCTGACTGGCCTGAAACTGGTGGATGGCATGGCCAAGGGCGTGGCGGTATTCCACCAGCCGCGCGTGGTCATCGAACATACGGTGGCCGACGACATCGAGGTCGAGCGGGCTCGTGTCTATTCCGCCTTCACCAAGATGCGCGAACAGATTGACCGCATGGCCAGCCAGGCCGAGTTCGGTGGCGGCGGTGAGCATGACGAGGTGCTCGAAACCTACAAGATGTTCGCATATGACGAAGGCTGGTCTCGGCGGATCAACGAAGCCATTGACAGCGGCCTGACTGCCGAAGCAGCGATCGAGCGGGTGCAGCAACGCACGCGGATGCGCATGCGGCAGATTGACGATCCTCTGCTGCGTGACCGGATGCATGACCTTGAGGATCTGTCGAACCGGCTGATCCGCATCGTCTCCGGCCAGATGGGCACGGCCGCCCAGATGGGCCTGCGCCAAGATTCAATCCTGATTGCCCGCAATCTCGGTCCGGCCGAACTGCTGGAATATGACCGTCGGCGGCTCAAGGGCGTGATCCTTGAGGAAGGATCGCTGACTGCGCATGTCATTATTGTTGCGCGGGCGATGGGTATTCCTGTGCTTGGCCGGGTGCGCGATATTCGGCAACTCGCCAGCGAGGGCGACGCACTGTTGCTCGATGTCGGGCGCGGGCTGGTCCACATCCGTCCGAACGCAGCGACACAGGAAGCGTTCACCACCCAACTCACCCTGACCCAAAAGCGGCGCGAACGCTTTGCCAGCCTGCGCGACATGGATGCAGTGACCAAGGACGGCGTGCGCATCGAGTTGATGATCAATGCCGGCCTGAGGGAAGATGTGCAGGCGCTCGACCTCACCGGGGCCGATGGCATCGGTCTGTTCCGCACCGAATTCCAGTTCCTGGTGTCGGCGACCATGCCGCAGCGCGAACGGCAGCAGCGCCTCTATCGCGACGTATTGGACGCCGCTGGCAACCGGCCGGTGGTCTTTCGTACCGTCGATATCGGTGGCGACAAATCATTGCCT
This window encodes:
- a CDS encoding aspartate kinase produces the protein MARIVMKFGGTSMAGTERIRRVARIVQGQQAAGHEVAVVVSAMAGETDRLVNFCREADPLHDPAEYDVVVAAGEQVTSGLLAMHLQALGSKARSWLGWQLPVRTDDAHAKARIDSIDSDALIASMQAGEIAVIPGFQGLTEDNRVTTLGRGGSDTSAVAVAAAIGADRCDIYTDVDGVYTTDPRIVSKAQKLKAVTYEEMLELASVGSKVLQTRSVSLAMKENVRVQVLSSFIDDDAPAADTIPGTMIVSDEELEGLDMERQLITGIAADKNEAKVTLTRIADRPGAVATIFGPLADANINVDMIIQNIAKDKGETDVTFTVPAADLARTQALLEERKEQIGYYRLICDSKVAKISVVGVGMKSHAGVAATMFKALADRGINIQAISTSEIKVSVLIEDDYTELAVRVLHSAYGLDAKDAA
- the ptsP gene encoding phosphoenolpyruvate--protein phosphotransferase; translation: MTAPLPPSSAAQAAREILRRLHDVIAADTGAQAKLNRTVQLIGEALDSEVCSIYLLRQGVLELYATRGLNQSAVHVTKLAMGEGLVGTIAAHIETLNLAEAAAHPDYAYKPETGEEQFRSFAGVPIIRRERAVGVLCVQHAASRGYEEIEIEALQTVALVLSELIANANLIDEHSSSGTATDVSAQSLTGLKLVDGMAKGVAVFHQPRVVIEHTVADDIEVERARVYSAFTKMREQIDRMASQAEFGGGGEHDEVLETYKMFAYDEGWSRRINEAIDSGLTAEAAIERVQQRTRMRMRQIDDPLLRDRMHDLEDLSNRLIRIVSGQMGTAAQMGLRQDSILIARNLGPAELLEYDRRRLKGVILEEGSLTAHVIIVARAMGIPVLGRVRDIRQLASEGDALLLDVGRGLVHIRPNAATQEAFTTQLTLTQKRRERFASLRDMDAVTKDGVRIELMINAGLREDVQALDLTGADGIGLFRTEFQFLVSATMPQRERQQRLYRDVLDAAGNRPVVFRTVDIGGDKSLPYMRAHAEQEENPAMGWRALRLALDRDGLMKAQARALLEAAAGRTLNVMFPLVAEPWEYEAARNIFVQQRKWLADRGKKLPNAIRYGVMLEVPALAEMLDILLPHLDFLSIGTNDLTQFLFAADRADPRLAERYDWLSPAVLRFLSRIIAQCDGTKVSVGVCGEMGGRPLEAMALIGMGLRRLSITPAGVGPVKAMIRSIDTRDLTPVVADLIRMGAQDARGQLTGWGEANGVDLGI
- a CDS encoding NAD(P)H-dependent flavin oxidoreductase — translated: MMAYPHLSAAMARGTELLGSDLAILGGAMSWVSERNLVSAISNAGGFGVIAAGAMPVDLLDAEIAATKAMTARPFGVNLITMHPDLFELIAVCGKHGVSHVVLAGGLPPKGSIEAIKDIGAKVICFAPTLAMGKKLVRSGVDALVIEGMEAGGHIGPVSTSVLAQEILPHLAADVPIFVAGGIGRGEAIAAWLDMGAAGVQLGTRFVCATECIAHPAFKKAFLRASARDAVASVQIDPRLPVIPVRALKNAGTEAFTAKQREVAQMLDDGQLDMAEAQIEIEKFWAGALRRAVIDGDVDNGSVMAGQSVGMVSREEPVADIIAELASEAEAALAG
- the ubiG gene encoding bifunctional 2-polyprenyl-6-hydroxyphenol methylase/3-demethylubiquinol 3-O-methyltransferase UbiG; translation: MSTTATIRPDEAAHFGQLAADWWDPNGSSAMLHRLNPARLGYVRSAIDKHWSTDGASLRPLSGKRALDVGCGAGLLAEPLARLGAAVTGVDAAAENVAVAAAHAAGQRLVIDYRHGDIADTAFAEPIGLFDLVTSMEVIEHVADPRTFLAALVARMADGGLLILSTPNRTAASKLLLVEGAEALGAVPKGTHDWSRFLTPEELTALAEDCGLRVVDITGLSVDLATRGFKAGGSTALNYLVTLIRA
- a CDS encoding glutathione S-transferase family protein; translation: MWQLYQFPLCPFSRKVRLLMGEKGIAYDLVNEHPWEHRPGFRDINPAGRTPAMLNSERDLTLSDSVAICEYFEETEPAKPLFAGSATVRAEIRRLVAWFDSKFYAEVGAPLLQEKMIKRLFYRQTPDATMLRHAMRAANEHMEMIGSLLDHHRWLTGTTITMADLAAAAHISVADYLGGIDWAGHDGVHDWYAAMKSRPSFRPLLDERMGPLLPPPHYGDVNF